The following DNA comes from Myxococcales bacterium.
GCGGGGGGATCGCGGCGCGGCCCGCGACATAGATCAGCGAAGAACCGTCCCGGCCGATCACGGTGGTCGCTACCCGGACGCCCACTAACGACGTCCAAATTGAATTTTGGTTGTACATGTTGATCGTGGAGCTGATCCGCTGCGCGATCGGAACTTCAAGGTCGGTAATGGTGAGCGCCATCGCGGTCAATTCGCCGAAGTAACCGCGGAGGTAGGTCTCGAGCGAGCGGATGGTAAAGATGTAGAGGAGGATGAGCACCGCGATCGCGCCGTAGGTAAAGCGAAACGAGTAGAGCCGCGCGGTCAGCGATTGGCTGTCCCAGGAGCCAGCCGCGTCTCCGACCGGCGGGCCAATATGAGCGGTTCGATCGGGCTCTCTTTGCCCTTCTGCGTCGGAGCTGGGTGTCATGGCTTCACGACAAGGTATCGCGCTGGTGGTTGAAAGCGACTCGAAATTTGGCTCGATCACGGCACGTCGAATGACACCAAAAAATGCGCTGGCAGCCCGCACCTGCGACCGCGAACGGCCGGTAGGGCTGCTATGGTGCGCGCCATGCGAGTAGTGGATCTCGATCGAGACATGAGTGACGTGATTCCCACCGGATTGTCGCGCGATAGTGAGTTCCTGTTTGAACGCATGACATCGGAAACCATCGATGCCGCGCTTCCGGGGCCTGGTCGCCGGGTGCTCGACGTGGCCAGTGGTGTCGGACAAGACACCATCGCGATGGCAGTTCGCGGAGCCGGGGTGGTGGGTGCCGAACCCAGTCGACGGATGATCGGCATGGCGCGAATGTTTGCCGAAGACAAGAAGATCGAGATGCCCGCCTGGGTGCAGTGTTGGTCCGATCAACTTCCCTTCGCGACGGGCGCCTTCGACGCGTGCATCTGCAAGGGAGCCATAGACCACTTCGATCGCTCCGAAGAGGCGATTGCCGAAATGGCGCGAGTCACCGCAACCGACGGGCGGGTCGTCCTGGCCATCGCCAATTTCGAATCCCTTTCCTGTCGCGTCGGTCGCGCGGTCGACGATTTCCGCCAGGATTGGCTCGGCATGTCGGTCATCCGGGAACGGCGCGGATACGACGCGCCAAGCGATCACTTTACGCGCTATGAAATCGATCTGATTCGCGAGCAGGCTGGGCGTCACCTGCTGATCGACGAGTTCCGCGGCATTTCAGTCGCCTGGGGGCTCCCGGGATGGGCCGGGTTGCTCAACAAGCTTCCGGAGCGCGTGGCCACTCACTGCGTTCGCGCACTCGACCGGTTGGCGCGATTTGCTCCGGTGCTCGCCGATGTAATCGTCGTCGTCGGTCGCCCCCGTCGCTCGGCCAACACCTCGGCGTAGACCTCAGCGGTTCGCCCGGCGATTCGCTGCCACGAAAATGTCTCATCGACCCGAGCGCGGCCGCTATCTGCCAGGGTGCGGCGTCTTTGGGGATCGGCCATCAGTTCGGCAATTGCGTTGCCCAACGCCTCGGCGTCGTCGATCGGCACCGTGATGCCACCCTTTGTCTGCAGCATCACTTCGCTCAGCGCTCCGGCCGCGCAGGCGATGACCGGGGTGCCACACGCCATGGCCTCGACGGCTGGCAGGCCAAAGCCCTCATAGCGAGACGGCACCGCGACCAGAGCAGCCGCACGGTAGTGTCCAATCAATTCGTCGATCGGGAGACGGCCGGTGACGCGAAGCCGATCGGCGACCCCCGCCTTGCGCGCCCATTTGAACACTTCGTTGCCCGGGTGGTCGTTGTCGACCAGGGTCAAGGTGATGTGCTCGGGGATCCTTGCCAGCGCCTCGATCAGGGTTCGGATCCCCTTGTTGGGGTCGGATGCCCGGCCCACGCAAAGGACATTGCTCTCGCTCTTGGCGACGGCTGGATCCGGAGAGTAGAGACTGGTGTCGAGGCCGTTCCAGACGTTGGTGATCTTGTGCGGTTCGACGCCGAAGTCGCTTGCGATCTGTCGAGCGCTGCACTCGGATGAGGTCAACACGCGATCGATGCGACGCGCCACGAACGATTGCATGCCGATGGGATAGAACTGCATGCTGCCGACGGCTTCGATGAAGTTCGTGTCGCGAACAAACGAAGCCCTGCGGTCGACCGTCAATGGATGATGCACGGTCGTAACGATGGGAATCCCCATGGCGCGCAGCCCCAGCAGTCCATAACCCAGGCATTGGACGTCGTGGATCAGATCCCAACGCTGGCCCGCCCGCAACCGCGCACTGATGCTTGCAAAGGCTCTAAGGCTAAAGGCAAAGGGTTCCGGTAGAAATCCCATGCGACTGGCCGCCAATTCATAGAGATTCAGCGGCTTGAAGGCGCCGAGAGGATTCTTTGCGGGCAGCATCCCGGCGTAGTCGCGGCTAAACCACTTGGCCCAATGCTCCTGGTTTGCAATCTGATGAACGCGCTCGGCAAAGGGCATCGGGTCGGGGTAGGGCGGGCCGACGAAAACGTCGATCTCGAAACCCAGACGCGCGAGTTCCCGGCTCAGAAACCAGAGGTAAACCCCCTGACCGCCGCAGTTCATGTTGCCGCGGTAGGCCACGAAGCACAGGCGCGTCCTTTCGGGCAACATGCTCAATGACCTCTCAGTGACCGCTAACGCCGGGCGCGCGCGGGTTTTTCGGCGTAGAGGATCAGGCTCTTCGGGCACACGTAGTTGAGCCCCTTTTCCAGCCGATCCATCAGCTTGGATCCCGTCGCTCGAATCAGAAAGTTGCGATAGGCGCGCACCAACACGCTTTCGTCCGCGTCCGGCAGGTGCATGATGGAGCGCAGTATCCAGTAGGGAGTGTGGAAGCCGTGGGCAAAGCCGACCCCCAAGGTGTTGAGTCCGGCCCTGGCCAATGCCCTGGCGAGTTCTTTGGGTTTGAAGATACGGATGTGTCCGCCGGGACTTTCGAAATACTCGTCGCCCAGTCTCAGATACAAATGCTCACTGGTCTCGGTGGGGATCGTGATGGCGAGCAGGCCGCCGGGCTTGGTCACCCGGGCGAGTTCCACGGCGGCGCTTTGATAGCTGTGGACGTGCTCCATCACTTCGGAACAGATCACCCGGTCGTAGGTCCCGTCGGCAAACGGAAGCTGAAATATGTTGCCCTGGGCCATCTCACCGAGGCTCGACACCGCTGCGGCCTCTTTGCGCAGACGCTTCGAAGCGTCGCGCATGGAAGCGTGGTCGAGATCGAACCCCACGACGCGAGCGCCCCGATCGAGCATGCCGAAGCAATGCCGACCTTCGCCGCAGCCGGCGTCGAGGACGAGATCGCCGGGACTGACCTTAAGCCGCTCGAGATCGACGGTGAGTAGCACGAATGGTGTCCTTGAAAACTTCGACCAGACTCGCGGCCGCGTCGTCCCAGCGGAAGACGTGTTCAACCCGTCGCCGTGCGGCTCGGCCCATTTCTTCGGCCCTACCGGGTTCGAGCAGGATCTCTCGGGCTGCCCGGGCCATGGCCTGGGCATCTCGCGAAGGCACCAGTCGTCCGCAGCGGCCATCGGTGCCCACGACCTCGGGTAGCGCGCCGGCGGCATTGGCGATCACCGGCAGGCCACACGCCATGGCCTCGCTGGCCGGAAAGCCAAAGCCTTCGAAGAACGAAGGCACGATCGCTGCGCGACCGCTCGAGTAGGCGCGCACGAGATCGTTCCGGGTGAGCATTTCGT
Coding sequences within:
- a CDS encoding methyltransferase domain-containing protein, which encodes MVRAMRVVDLDRDMSDVIPTGLSRDSEFLFERMTSETIDAALPGPGRRVLDVASGVGQDTIAMAVRGAGVVGAEPSRRMIGMARMFAEDKKIEMPAWVQCWSDQLPFATGAFDACICKGAIDHFDRSEEAIAEMARVTATDGRVVLAIANFESLSCRVGRAVDDFRQDWLGMSVIRERRGYDAPSDHFTRYEIDLIREQAGRHLLIDEFRGISVAWGLPGWAGLLNKLPERVATHCVRALDRLARFAPVLADVIVVVGRPRRSANTSA
- a CDS encoding glycosyltransferase family 4 protein, which produces MLPERTRLCFVAYRGNMNCGGQGVYLWFLSRELARLGFEIDVFVGPPYPDPMPFAERVHQIANQEHWAKWFSRDYAGMLPAKNPLGAFKPLNLYELAASRMGFLPEPFAFSLRAFASISARLRAGQRWDLIHDVQCLGYGLLGLRAMGIPIVTTVHHPLTVDRRASFVRDTNFIEAVGSMQFYPIGMQSFVARRIDRVLTSSECSARQIASDFGVEPHKITNVWNGLDTSLYSPDPAVAKSESNVLCVGRASDPNKGIRTLIEALARIPEHITLTLVDNDHPGNEVFKWARKAGVADRLRVTGRLPIDELIGHYRAAALVAVPSRYEGFGLPAVEAMACGTPVIACAAGALSEVMLQTKGGITVPIDDAEALGNAIAELMADPQRRRTLADSGRARVDETFSWQRIAGRTAEVYAEVLAERRGRPTTTITSASTGANRANRSSARTQ
- a CDS encoding class I SAM-dependent methyltransferase: MLLTVDLERLKVSPGDLVLDAGCGEGRHCFGMLDRGARVVGFDLDHASMRDASKRLRKEAAAVSSLGEMAQGNIFQLPFADGTYDRVICSEVMEHVHSYQSAAVELARVTKPGGLLAITIPTETSEHLYLRLGDEYFESPGGHIRIFKPKELARALARAGLNTLGVGFAHGFHTPYWILRSIMHLPDADESVLVRAYRNFLIRATGSKLMDRLEKGLNYVCPKSLILYAEKPARARR